Below is a genomic region from Balaenoptera ricei isolate mBalRic1 chromosome 3, mBalRic1.hap2, whole genome shotgun sequence.
TACCAACGAATTGCTGTCTTAACAGCTCATGTTACATTTCTATtgtacataaaattaaaagggaagacttgtcaatttgtatttttaagatttaaaagacactaccagaaaaaaatctgttcctCTTCAAATTCTTCCCCTTACAATGGCCATCTCCACCCTAAAATTAGAAACCAAGCCAATAAGTGGGATAAGAATGTAAATACATGTTGCCAAAACCTTGCCTGTATTAATGTTAAATTATATGTAACAATATATTCTATATAAACTACTAAATGATAAATATGCTGGTCAAGCCAAAAGATTTGCTTCAATGCTTTGCTCAATTTCCATCCTTTTAAACAACCTTCATGATGTTAAAATACTGCTCCAGAACATCCAGTGTGAAACCAAACCCACGTTTCATGCTTATCAAGTGTATCTGTTTGCTCAGAAATGTTTGGTGCTCCCAGACATTGGGATCTCACTTTATTACACATTTAGAAACTTTTCCATCTATAATTATAAAGTTCTGAACCAAAGCTAAGAATGACCACTAATCAAACATGACTGAGATAACAGGtcatcaaataaaattatatgactTAACATAAGCTGTAGTTTTATTAGGATGTACCAGTCAGgaagtttttataaattaatgttcaaattaagaaaacatgaataatctaaagattaataaatttaaaaacaaatataggtGAGTATACACATAACTACACAGGATTTACGATATATCTGTAGAATTCTCTAGTCAGCATTTTTGTGTatgtaatattaataaaaaggatttttttttaaccatacagTGATTCTGGGATTCCCTTAATTTTCAGCTGCTGCATTTTCTACTCTACATCTGGCAGGTTCTTCTTCCTTTCAGTTTGTGCATTTCCTGTattctaaaaagtaaataaaaacaggaCCTTAACGGAGGAAATGGTGAGTCTTTGGCTAAGGAAATACAGCCACAGATAAGTACTTATAATTTGCACCTGGGGGTTATTTTATAAGGTACAGGAAGACTATTTAGCAAAGTATTCCTTATTATCATCATGAGACAAAACTGAAGGTGGCTTTTCTATGGACTCTTCTCTCTTGCCTAACTCACTCATCAGCAGTTATTAGAATTTCTCTCTAGGTCACAGAGTCTTTTCAGTTCATGTATATACTATTAACTGGGAAGTGCCTGGATATGATTTGGTAATTCAAAAACAAATCAATGAATAGAACAAATAAGTTGCCATTCCCTATCTTAGTGTTTTAAAACATGTCATATTCTCTCATGCTCTAAATTAACAAACTACCAACTTGAAATTTAGGAAATTTTCTTAATTCTgacattaatttattaaaagcATTTGAACCAGTCTTACATGCAATTTCAGTCGCTTGTCAGAACTGCATTTTAATGATTAGTACAAATAAACTACAACCATCACTGACGACTTCTGGATATTTCTAACAACTACAACTGTTTCAACATTACTCTTAAAAAGATCGTCTTTTCAGGAGTTCTACACCATATGTACAAAAAGGGGTTTTCCTTTCCTActtacttttgtatttttaaaatgatagaacTGTCTTAAGAGTTCCTTTCTTCCtgcattaaaatgtaattttagtgCTGGGGGCTCTCATAGGACAGTAGGATAAACACATGTAGCACATTACTAGTCTGCCCAAACTCAAGAGCCCTAACTCACCCAATCATTCAAAAAATGTGCAAATGGGGTGCTGTTCAACATGCTATGACCCAGGTTTAAAAGTTTAAAGCCACTTTATTACTTTTCATAACAAACTAAAAGATGACCATTAACGCCTTTCTTGTTCTacctagaaaatatttcttttctgcaAAGTTGATTGTGGAGTTGTTAACAAGTTCTAGGCCAGGAATAAGGCATAAATGTCACTGTGAAAATATATCTAACAGTGTCTGATAACTCTTACCTGAATGTTGCAGAGATTGAATAGACTTAGTTAAAATACCTTCTTACATAATTTCAGATCAAAGTTTCTATCTTCTAATTTCTTCAAATTTCCTTAGGAAGTATGTACTAATTTTATCATGAATAAAAATGTAGtcaattttatttagaaaataagaaactgaGATAACAAAGTTAATGACCTCACAGGTGTACAGGATCGAAGGCTGTCAATATAATTTAATTCAGTGGGTGCTCAGCATAATCCCTTTCCCTTAAAAGAGTACCTTTAAAGAGTATTCATTTAGATGTTGATGGCTTCAAGATTCCCAAATAAAATTCAAGATTATCTGATAGCTGAGAGCAAATCTTTGAAAATAGGACAGTAGGTAGAGAGCAGAGATGGGGGAGTAAATTGGACaaaagaacaggaagaaaaaggCCAAAGACAAAATACATATGTTCTTGTGGCCAGTATAATCCTATGTTTATACCATTATTCCTTTCCTCTGGCATGGTTTACCCACCACTGGGTAGTACACATAACACACATACTATTTTCCCTGGGTACCATATATTCAATCACTCAACATTCAAATGAGAGTTCATATTTACTACCCTcaaaaaataacctttaaaaaacttTCATAATTGATTATTCTAGGAAATTTTAGTTCTGTTTCTAGAGGTCAAAGATTACACAATTATGAATTTTTATCTGACTTTCCAACAGTAATAACTAAAATTATATACTAAGTCAAGGGTTCTAAACAGCATTACTTAGTAAAAGCTATAAATAAAAAagtctgggcttccctgttggcgcagtggttgagaatctgcctgccaatgcaggggacacgggttcgagccctggtctgggaagatcccacatgccacggagcaactggacccgtgagccacaactactgagcctgcgcgtctggagcctgtgctccgcaacaagagaggccgcgatagtgagaggcccgcgcaccgcgatgaagagtggcccccactcaccgcaactagagaaagccctcgcacagaaatgcagacccaacacagccaaaaataataaataaataaataattttttttaaaaaaagtcttacctcttgtttttcttgatattgaTCTGCATTAAGTAAAGTTGGTATTTTAGATGAATCTGTTTTCTTTGATTCCCTCTTCGGCACTTTTATCTGTTTAACTTTTGCAAAAATATATACAACAATGAGAACTTGTTACTCCTACCTTgaaattttactttccttttcaaCAGTTTTAAATGGAAATTCTGATATCCACTAAAGTCAGTTTctgagtttattataaaggaactGAACAAATCATGAGTTGTAATGGTATGATGTGCCAAATATAAATgatttgttatataattttactAACAGTCTACCAGTCTGTCCTCTAAATAAAGAggacatttatttataaaattctgaGTATAACTGTTAAGTGGATCAGATAATTCCTCTTGAGCTATGCAAGTACTATTTTCTTGCTCTTATATTATCTTTTCACAAGGTGTCACTGTTCTTCAAAGAAACATAATAATAACACTGCAAAAAAATGAGTTTCATTTTATGAGCTCAGTACATGTTATAAATCTTAATCTACTAAATCCTTGGATGCCTGAAGCACACATATCATTCCTCCTATTATATGGGCAAGTTATCACAGAGAAACAGAGGAAACTGATTTACCCCAGGTCATATACTAAACCAAAAACATCTTCCTCAAATACTGTTCTAACATTCCAACAAAATTGAGCtaatgaaaattttactttttaaagttttcttaacCCTTTTTTAAAGTTATCTCCTTTAAGTCTTACCCATTATTTGACTATGGGGAAAAATTTTTCATCAGCTGAAAATATTTTGCATAGCAATATACTCCTTTCTACCTAAATCACATTATAACATCTAAGTTATATTACCAAAAAAGGTCTTGTAAAAGATTAAGTCTGTAGATTTCCAAAGCTATGCAACAAATATGTACCTTCCATTCCTTTCATCTCCTTTGACTGTATTGTGAAAGGCAATTCTGGGAAATGGAATTCTTTCCTGTTAGTTCTGGAAAAATTCAGCttccttttgtttccatttgccaTTTGGTCACTTTGACCTGTTCGCTCATTAAACACACCCTTCTCCATTTGgctctaaaaaaaacaaataaacaagagttAATTTGAAGAAAGGTATGTAACTGCTTATTGAATGACAAGCCTACAAATGCCAGCCATTTGGATGGTATAAGATAGGCATAAAAATAACTATCTTTGCAAGGTTATTTTAATAAGTAAGAAGTAGAAGAGAATACCATCAAACATATAAACAGAtcaaactccaataaaaattttataaagtaaaCTTTTTCTAGCATATTCAATATGCTGAGAATAGTCTTGATCATAAGAACCACAGtctcaacttttaatttttgatCCTATTCATTGCAttttgactttggacaaattgCTTCAGTTCGTTTTATTAataacttatttttctatttacaaaATGATGTGCTCTGGACACTGGgaaaacccaaaggaaaaaattacTTGTGAACTCAGCATTCTGGAAAAACTTTTGTGTTACCTGTTTTTGCTCACTTGACAACAGATGATAGAAACTTTCCTAGGTTAATGAACACTCTTCCACAATGTAATGCGTAGTATCCCACTGTGTGGATGTACTTTAATGTACTTAACCAGTCACTTGCTCTTGGATggatttgtgttgttttcaatgttttattattataaataacactgtGCTTcaatttttaattgaactattttCCTatgtaaaaaatgaggaaatgaactACATTGATTatgttttcttgtgataagatGTATTTATTTGGTAATTGCTCTTAATCTAAAAAGTAAGATATTAAAATCATTTCTTGGAAGTGAAAAACCAAAAAGTcttgtgactttttaaaacatatttatttatttatttggctgcgccaggtcttcattgcggcatgcgggatctttttttttttcttcagttgcagcatgcaggatctagttccctaaccagggatcgaaccccggcccctgcactgggagtgtcgagtcttaaccattggaccaccagggaagtccagtcttGTGACTTTTAAAGGTGAAAAGCTTACCTTCTTTTCCCAAGTCACACATTAAATACACAAATCaagttataagaaataaaaattgtgaaagcACTAAGGAAATGATGACCTATTTtcacctcaggaaaaaaaaaaaaggaaactaaaagcacgttaaaaaaaatgttagagcCCCAAACATAGAGAAAATGACAAAAGGTGGGGGGATAATGTTGAAAGAGGCCATATTTTAATGACAAGCTTCTTGCCTTACTTGAGTGGGACCTGCATCCTCATGCCTATTAGATATAACTTGTCCAATAGATTGTGAAGAAGTACGTCTCTTTTTTGCTCTTTCAGTTaacctattatttaaaaaaatgagaagttattAGAACTTCCCAGAAGTGCTTCTGTTTTAGCTTCAATAATGATGTTATACCATGGTAGCCTACTATTTGAACAATAAGTGCGAAAATGCAACTGTTAGTCCTTAAGTACCAATTGCTCTAAGTAAAGAGGTGAAAACAGAGCAGAGAACAACTCACTCATGGCTAACATCAGTGGTGACAACCATGTTGTAAGGTTACTCCAGCTGGCCTACTTGGTCCCTTCTGTCTGTTCTGAACCTGGATCTCTTAACTACTGTGTTCATGAACTTCCGAGTTGTCTGACCAAGGCTAGTTTGTAACTATGGTTATTGCAACCATGGTTTAGGAGTCACCTCAAGAACGATTGGACACCTGCTGTCTATATTCTGTTGTACAGACATGTCCACTTGCCACCTCTGCAGACCACTAAGCTTCACAACTTATAGCCCAAATCAGTCTGTTAGGATTGGCTTAGGATAACTGAACTAAGCCTCCTTCCCCAACTAGAGCCATAGTAATTTCCCTAAATTTAGAATGGGCCCTGATGCCTTGCTAGGAAGACCCCTGTCATCCATTACACTGCCGTTGATTAACCAGACTCATGGTACCAATCTCTCAATCTGTATTAGTAGTTAAATCTAAAATCGGTCCAATATGCTGTTTTTCTCTCAAAATTTGACCTTGAAAAGCTACTTGACTACACACGATTATTTtcaactatcttttctccatttagaCAATTTGCTACGATACGAAAATAAAGCTTACTTTATTATTCAAAGGCACATCAATACCAAAACTGAGGTCACACTACATTTTTCTCTTCAAATGGGAAGTAATTTTTctgagggtcttttttttttaatgaggttttTCCAAACAGCATTAGTGAAAAACTAAACACCTAGATAGCCAAGAAAAGTTATTTCTTCTGTAGCATTCATACGAAGCACTTAGTAATGGCCCATTATATGATTATAATTTCAATATACCTTcaaattcagtttatatatagACACTAcgaagttgattctttgaaataCCATTATATAAAAACACTGTATTACTTAGGTCCATtaccttctgtttcttttctgttaaaactcACCTTGAATTGTAGTGGGAGAGATTTGAATTAGGATTTGAAGCCATCAAATTCCTGCTAGTTAGATTGATGGGTGGCATCACCATACTACTTCCAGCATGTGGATCGTCTTTCATGCCCATAGAGTTAGGGCTGGGATTGACAGGGTTTGGTGGTTCACTGATTACAGGTTTTATATCTTGAGACATAGTATGAGCAATTTCAACTGCATCCTGTTGACAATGTCCACCTTCACACTCTATCTTTTCTGGTTCTAAGatatctccttttcctcctttaacTTTAATAACTCTGACTTTGATCTCCTtgggctttttctctttttccatttcctaGAATAGATACATCCAAAATCTGAGTCAGGAGAAcagttatttttatcattagaGTACTAACTATAAAATAGTTATACTGGCTAAAAAGAAGACCAATTTTTACCTTTCCCAAAACTGAAGTACTTAGCAGTGTATTAGTATAAATTGTTTTTCCATCATCTttcataaattcattttctttagaattctcttttggCTTTATGAATGATTTGACTTTTGCTTCTTGTAGCAATTTAGCTCTCAGTTCTGGTATGAATCTGATAAAACAAGCAATatcaaatacttttatttatgttgatagagtattttatctttaaaaaactttctaatcaattaatttgCATTTGAGCTACAGCATAAATAAGTTATCAGTAATGCATGCAAAGAGATGGCACAATATTTACCTAATACAAATTGTTTCCTGGTAAAGATAcatctttctaaaatttttccaTGGTAATCTACTATTAATAAAACTTTTACAACATAGACTTATATGAATTAGATTCCTTTTTTGATGCAAAGTTTACTTAATAAaagcattgtttttaattttgataaatatacTATTCTTTTCAAGGAAGACTCAGGCCACTTTGTCCCTTTTGTGGTTCTTCAAAGTAACAGGACTTAAAAGATGAACTAGTTTCTAAAATTTACTCTAGAGAAATATTTTCAGAACAAAATGTAATAGAATACATCAATATtgaagggaggggcttccctggtggcgcagtggttgagaatttgcctgcaaatgcaggggacacgggttcgagctctggtctgggtggatcccacatgccgcggagcaactgggcccgtgggccacaactactgagcctgcgcatctggagcctgtgctccgcaacaagagaggccgcgatagtgagaggcccgcgcaccgcgatgaagagtggcccccgctcgccgcaactagagaaagccctagcacagaaacgaagacgcagcacagccaaaaataaataaataaataaatttatttattaaaaaaaaaaaaaattgaagggagattgttttggttttagttaggcttttttaaagttatttattgttTAATAGAAAATCCATTCACATGGCTCAAAACTCAAAAGGTTATACCGAaaagtctccttcccacccctctcCCGGAGTTGCACAGTTTCCCTCCTTGAAGCAGCTACTGCCATCAGTTTGGGACTGAATGAATTCTACCATGAATGAATTCTTCCCTAGAATTATAGTAAAGGGTAGTGTGAGGAGATGAATAACCAGTATCATTAGTTTGGCTGAATAAGAAAATGGCACATTTCTGTTAAAACTTCCTTGCATTGCAGAAGGTCCGTGAAAAAAAGAGGCCTCTTATCCAAGTAAAAGGTCTTCCCCCAAACATTTTCTGAGGCTTCTATTATTGGAACTCAAGAACTTTCACCCCATAATAGTAAAAACCTAATATctaaatacccaagagaaatcAAATTAGTCTATGTAGAATTGATAGGAAGCAATTTTTTTATTCAATAACTGACCCTTCTTATCAATGGCACTTTTAatatatcttctctttttttagattaaaaTTCCTGAAATGCCTGAAGTTCTAGTTACTCTCAAAGAttcccttttctttgcctttttctatTTTGGTCTATCTTCAATGGAGGTCCTGGTCTTTTCTATGCCTGATCTTAACTCCATcacatttttaattaatattcatGTTTGTGACCTCATATCCAAAGGCAAACTGACTGACTTTGCAATTAATGAGaaagttttcctgtttctttcaaaGCCCAAATAGAAAgtggtgtgtttttttaaaaagcatggctGACTTATGAATCTAcattgtcattatatattttagatacaatgTGAGACAGAGACAGGCTTTAAGAGGCATGGTCCCTGTCTTCAAGGAACTTCCAGTTCGGTGGGGAGAATAAAACAACAGGAACTGCAACAGAGAATAagtaaagcagagaaaaaaaatc
It encodes:
- the CDKL3 gene encoding cyclin-dependent kinase-like 3 isoform X4, yielding MEMYETLGKVGEGSYGTVMKCKHKDTGQIVAIKIFYEKPEKSVNKIATREIKLLKQFRHENLVNLIEVFRQKKKIHLVFEFIDHTVLDELQHYCHGLESKRLRKYLFQILRAIAYLHNNNIIHRDIKPENILVSQSGITKLCDFGFARTLAAPGDIYTDYVATRWYRAPELVLKDTSYGKPVDIWALGCMIIEMATGNPYLPSSSDLDLLHKIVLKVGNLTPHLQNIFSKNPIFAGVVLPQVQHPKNARKKYPKLNGLLADIVHACLQIDSAERISSTDLLHHEYFTRDGFIEKFIPELRAKLLQEAKVKSFIKPKENSKENEFMKDDGKTIYTNTLLSTSVLGKEMEKEKKPKEIKVRVIKVKGGKGDILEPEKIECEGGHCQQDAVEIAHTMSQDIKPVISEPPNPVNPSPNSMGMKDDPHAGSSMVMPPINLTSRNLMASNPNSNLSHYNSRLTERAKKRRTSSQSIGQVISNRHEDAGPTQSQMEKGVFNERTGQSDQMANGNKRKLNFSRTNRKEFHFPELPFTIQSKEMKGMEVKQIKVPKRESKKTDSSKIPTLLNADQYQEKQEGGDGHCKGKNLKRNRFFSEFC
- the CDKL3 gene encoding cyclin-dependent kinase-like 3 isoform X9 — encoded protein: MDCWQILFMLVYKLILLRGYHLLIFCIMSILLEMDLLKSKHFEFIPELRAKLLQEAKVKSFIKPKENSKENEFMKDDGKTIYTNTLLSTSVLGKEMEKEKKPKEIKVRVIKVKGGKGDILEPEKIECEGGHCQQDAVEIAHTMSQDIKPVISEPPNPVNPSPNSMGMKDDPHAGSSMVMPPINLTSRNLMASNPNSNLSHYNSRLTERAKKRRTSSQSIGQVISNRHEDAGPTQSQMEKGVFNERTGQSDQMANGNKRKLNFSRTNRKEFHFPELPFTIQSKEMKGMEVKQIKVPKRESKKTDSSKIPTLLNADQYQEKQEAAPCSMRDLSSPPGIEPMPLALGAQSLNHWTAREVPGCLYSAYGWEGSHSQRRWLGKVWLRDQQPF
- the CDKL3 gene encoding cyclin-dependent kinase-like 3 isoform X5, with amino-acid sequence MEMYETLGKVGEGSYGTVMKCKHKDTGQIVAIKIFYEKPEKSVNKIATREIKLLKQFRHENLVNLIEVFRQKKKIHLVFEFIDHTVLDELQHYCHGLESKRLRKYLFQILRAIAYLHNNNIIHRDIKPENILVSQSGITKLCDFGFARTLAAPGDIYTDYVATRWYRAPELVLKDTSYGKPVDIWALGCMIIEMATGNPYLPSSSDLDLLHKIVLKVGNLTPHLQNIFSKNPIFAGVVLPQVQHPKNARKKYPKLNGLLADIVHACLQIDSAERISSTDLLHHEYFTRDGFIEKFIPELRAKLLQEAKVKSFIKPKENSKENEFMKDDGKTIYTNTLLSTSVLGKEMEKEKKPKEIKVRVIKVKGGKGDILEPEKIECEGGHCQQDAVEIAHTMSQDIKPVISEPPNPVNPSPNSMGMKDDPHAGSSMVMPPINLTSRNLMASNPNSNLSHYNSRLTERAKKRRTSSQSIGQVISNRHEDAGPTQSQMEKGVFNERTGQSDQMANGNKRKLNFSRTNRKEFHFPELPFTIQSKEMKGMEVKQIKVPKRESKKTDSSKIPTLLNADQYQEKQENTGNAQTERKKNLPDVE
- the CDKL3 gene encoding cyclin-dependent kinase-like 3 isoform X8, with protein sequence MIIEMATGNPYLPSSSDLDLLHKIVLKVGNLTPHLQNIFSKNPIFAGVVLPQVQHPKNARKKYPKLNGLLADIVHACLQIDSAERISSTDLLHHEYFTRDGFIEKFIPELRAKLLQEAKVKSFIKPKENSKENEFMKDDGKTIYTNTLLSTSVLGKEMEKEKKPKEIKVRVIKVKGGKGDILEPEKIECEGGHCQQDAVEIAHTMSQDIKPVISEPPNPVNPSPNSMGMKDDPHAGSSMVMPPINLTSRNLMASNPNSNLSHYNSRLTERAKKRRTSSQSIGQVISNRHEDAGPTQSQMEKGVFNERTGQSDQMANGNKRKLNFSRTNRKEFHFPELPFTIQSKEMKGMEVKQIKVPKRESKKTDSSKIPTLLNADQYQEKQEAAPCSMRDLSSPPGIEPMPLALGAQSLNHWTAREVPGCLYSAYGWEGSHSQRRWLGKVWLRDQQPF